One segment of Chionomys nivalis chromosome 3, mChiNiv1.1, whole genome shotgun sequence DNA contains the following:
- the Tra2b gene encoding transformer-2 protein homolog beta isoform X1 — protein sequence MSDSGEQNYGERESRSASRSGSAHGSGKSARHTPARSRSKEDSRRSRSKSRSRSESRSRSRRSSRRHYTRSRSRSRSHRRSRSRSYSRDYRRRHSHSHSPMSTRRRHVGNRANPDPNCCLGVFGLSLYTTERDLREVFSKYGPIADVSIVYDQQSRRSRGFAFVYFENVDDAKEAKERANGMELDGRRIRVDFSITKRPHTPTPGIYMGRPTYGSSRRRDYYDRGYDRGYDDRDYYSRSYRGGGGGGGGWRAAQDRDQIYRRRSPSPYYSRGGYRSRSRSRSYSPRRY from the exons ATGAGCGACAGCGGCGAGCAGAACTACGGCGAGCGG GAATCCCGTTCTGCTTCCAGAAGTGGAAGTGCTCACGGATCCGGGAAATCTGCACGGCACACCCCTGCAAGGTCTCGCTCCAAGGAAGATTCAAGACGTTCTAGATCAAAGTCACGGTCCAGATCTGAATCTAG GTCTAGATCCAGAAGAAGTTCTAGAAGACATTATACAAGGTCACGATCGCGATCCCGCTCCCATAGACGATCTCGGAGCAGGTCTTACAGCCGAGATTATCGCAGGCGGCACAGCCACAGCCATTCTCCCATGTCCACTCGAAGGCGTCATGTTGGGAATCGG GCAAATCCTGACCCCAACTGTTGTCTTGGGGTGTTTGGATTGAGCTTGTACACCACAGAAAGAGACCTGAGAGAAGTGTTCTCTAAATACGGCCCCATTGCTGATGTGTCTATTGTGTATGACCAGCAGTCTAGACGCTCTAGAGGATTtgcctttgtatattttgaaaatgtagatGATGCCAAGGAA GCTAAAGAACGTGCCAATGGAATGGAGCTTGATGGACGTCGAATTAGGGTCGATTTCTCTATCACAAAAAGGCCCCATACCCCAACACCAGGAATTTACATGGGGAGACCTACTTA TGGCAGCTCACGCCGCCGCGATTATTATGACAGAGGATATGATCGGGGTTATGATGACCGGGACTATTACAGCAGGTCATACAG aggaggtggtggaggaggcgGCGGATGGAGAGCTGCTCAAGACAGGGATCAAATTTACAG AAGGCGGTCACCTTCTCCTTACTACAGCCGTGGAGGATACAGGTCACGTTCCAGATCGCGATCATACTCACCTC gtCGCTATTAA
- the Tra2b gene encoding transformer-2 protein homolog beta isoform X2 has protein sequence MSDSGEQNYGERESRSASRSGSAHGSGKSARHTPARSRSKEDSRRSRSKSRSRSESRSRSRRSSRRHYTRSRSRSRSHRRSRSRSYSRDYRRRHSHSHSPMSTRRRHVGNRANPDPNCCLGVFGLSLYTTERDLREVFSKYGPIADVSIVYDQQSRRSRGFAFVYFENVDDAKEAKERANGMELDGRRIRVDFSITKRPHTPTPGIYMGRPTYGSSRRRDYYDRGYDRGYDDRDYYSRSYRGGGGGGGGWRAAQDRDQIYRRSPSPYYSRGGYRSRSRSRSYSPRRY, from the exons ATGAGCGACAGCGGCGAGCAGAACTACGGCGAGCGG GAATCCCGTTCTGCTTCCAGAAGTGGAAGTGCTCACGGATCCGGGAAATCTGCACGGCACACCCCTGCAAGGTCTCGCTCCAAGGAAGATTCAAGACGTTCTAGATCAAAGTCACGGTCCAGATCTGAATCTAG GTCTAGATCCAGAAGAAGTTCTAGAAGACATTATACAAGGTCACGATCGCGATCCCGCTCCCATAGACGATCTCGGAGCAGGTCTTACAGCCGAGATTATCGCAGGCGGCACAGCCACAGCCATTCTCCCATGTCCACTCGAAGGCGTCATGTTGGGAATCGG GCAAATCCTGACCCCAACTGTTGTCTTGGGGTGTTTGGATTGAGCTTGTACACCACAGAAAGAGACCTGAGAGAAGTGTTCTCTAAATACGGCCCCATTGCTGATGTGTCTATTGTGTATGACCAGCAGTCTAGACGCTCTAGAGGATTtgcctttgtatattttgaaaatgtagatGATGCCAAGGAA GCTAAAGAACGTGCCAATGGAATGGAGCTTGATGGACGTCGAATTAGGGTCGATTTCTCTATCACAAAAAGGCCCCATACCCCAACACCAGGAATTTACATGGGGAGACCTACTTA TGGCAGCTCACGCCGCCGCGATTATTATGACAGAGGATATGATCGGGGTTATGATGACCGGGACTATTACAGCAGGTCATACAG aggaggtggtggaggaggcgGCGGATGGAGAGCTGCTCAAGACAGGGATCAAATTTACAG GCGGTCACCTTCTCCTTACTACAGCCGTGGAGGATACAGGTCACGTTCCAGATCGCGATCATACTCACCTC gtCGCTATTAA